The Phycodurus eques isolate BA_2022a chromosome 5, UOR_Pequ_1.1, whole genome shotgun sequence DNA segment caggttggaacaggtggaggaaggtgtcaggtgtgttatgtgacagaagagtctctgcccGGATGAAGGGCAGTTTATAAgccagtggtgaggccagccatgatgtacggattagagacagtggcactgaagagacaacaggaagcagagctggacgtggtggaaatgaagatgttgaggtttgctcgtggagtgaccaggttggataaaattggaaatgagctcatcagagggacagccaagtttcgatgttttggagacaacgttagagagagcagactttgatggtttggacacgtccagaggagaaatagtgagtatattggtagaaggatgatgaagatggagctgccaggcaagagagctagaggaagaccaaagagaaggttgatggatgtcgtgagggaagacatgagggcagttggtgttcgagaagaggatgcaggagataggcttacatgggaaaaggatgacgcgctgtggcgacccctaaagggacaagccgaaaagaagaagaagaagtggtttggatcttgtggtatggcctgtatatttcttctctcgaagtttTCTTcgaaacagtggattgtgataccttgaCCACTGCCCGGTCGAGGTTGAGGGTGAGGCTGAGGAGTGATGttactgactgttgtctttgggtgtttcttcacaactctcacaatgtttccatcatcaactgttgttgacacccttggccgacctgttagACGTCTGTtgttcagtacaccagtagtctGTCTTTTTCAAGACATTCCAAaatgttgtattggctatgcccaaagTTTGTTGAATAGCTGATTGATTTTCCcgcttctctcagcttcaaaatggttttcttttctcccatagacagctctctggtcgtcatgtttgcttaacagttttcacaggtgaaacccaaagccaaaaccaAGCAAGATCTCATGTTTAAGcgatcaatctaaaaggcaacacctgagcaactagaaacacccatcagtcacatgttccactacttttgctcacttaaaaagtgggtgggttcaaacaaaaggtgctctgtcctgagttgtttaacacaggttgatgtaaataccatgaaataaaaggtaaaattctgaacttttgtctcatagtcatcttttgatctgaaacccgggcggcatggtgggcgactggttagagcgttagcctcacagttctgaggacccgggttcaatccccggccccgactgtgtggagtttgcatgttctccccgtgcctgcgtgggttttctccgggaactccggtttcctcccacatcccaaaaacatgcataaattggagactctaaattgcccgtaggtgtgactgtgagtgcaaatggttgtctgtgtgtatgtgccctgcgattggctgacaaccagttcagggtgtaccccgcctcctgccccatgacagctgggataggctccagcacgcccgcgaccctagtgaggataagcggctcagaaaatggatggatggatggatctgaaacccaaatgtcttcagtatacaacaaaaaaactgaaattgaccttgccattccaatacttttggaggggactgtatatgtCTTGCAACAACATTGGAATGGTTTTACTTTTAGTTGTCATTATCAACTGGGCAAATGGTCTgcacaatacaaacacaaatgatGTTGCTTATTTATATGCTTACATACAACTACTCCCCATTGTGTTCATGGACAGTGTTTTTCGGCATCCACTCCGAACCACCACAAACTAAGCGCAAGTGGATAAATTGGTAGAAGTACTGAAGGTATCCTTACACTTTCCTTAGGGTGGGGTGTGCTTCAGCCTGAGGAATATGAACCAGATTTTGGATCTCCACCAGGATGATTTTGACGTGACGGTAGAACCTGGTGTGACCCGAAAAGCCCTCAATTCCTACCTGCGAGACACTGGACTGTGGTTTCCTGTTGGTTAGTCAAACCCCAACCACATGTTAACGCAAGTctgagacaaaaaaagacatacagTGACAAAAATATGGAAGTCTGTACGTAAATGACGACAATGTAGTGGTGTCACAATACCAACATTGTGTATAATACTATACTTGCATAAAACACCTCGATACCAATACTGAAACGATGCTATGGCAAAAATAGAAAGcatcagtaaaagcagtggaatgaaaactgaTGTCAACAACttgaaatactttatttttattaattcaaaataataaaaatcataaaattatGTAATACAGGCATTATcccatttttaagtcatttgaAGGAAGAGCTGTGAAGCAAGAACCGCGATGTAGCGGAGgactactgtatctgtattctgtgatgataaTTTGCAGCGACTCATTGTTCCAgtgctgggactcattgtttccatgtcaTGTGCatccgggactcacatagtctcaagtgtaaaatgccagaccttttccaaaaaatttaaatatcatgaatgtttatttatttccatatttcCATTCAAAAAttgaaactttcatagattcaaGGCCTATaatgtaaacaatttcaagtatttttgtccttatttttacaaaatctgggcttccagctcataaaacccacaaaatcaggaattaaaaaattttgaatactgtgaagaaatcaccatttacttctcagtttttgtagaaaaataaaaaattgtgtcacattaaataaatcaaaaatggtactttcaaaatgttactcttcaatacttggttgggaatccctttgctttaatcactgcctcgatgcgctgtggcattgcctggtaGTTATGGAACCACAGATTTCcgtgatgcttgctgtcagttcttcgtTTTTGGGtctgcccctcattttcctcttgataataccccattagattctcaatggggtttagatctggcaaattggctggccagtcaagcactgtgatcgCATGGGCATCGAatcaggttttggtgcttctggcagtatgggcaggggccaggtcctgctggaagatgaaatctgcatctccatccagatcctcagcagaaggaatcataaagtcctctaaaacattctggtagctgttgcggtgaccttggatttaagaaagcatagtttaccaacacctgcactggacatcgCACCCCAactcatgactgactgtggatatttcacactggacttcaagcagcttgggttctgttcttcaccagtcttcctccaaacccttggaccttgattccttaatgaaaggcacactttactttaatcggaaaagaggacctcggaccaTTGGCCAACAATCCAGTCCTCCTTCTCcatggcccagttgagacgctacCTATGTtagctcaggctcagaagtggcttgccCTGAGGAAGccaacagttgtagcccatctcctggatgcatctgaatgtggtggtttctgaagctgtgactcctgcctcattccACTTTTTCTTGATCTCTGCTAGATGCTTGGaccttctctgtttgataatccgctgaagcccacggtcatctcctttgctggtgcatcttctcctgccacattttgtccttccactagactttccattgatattctTGGACAccgcactctgtgaacagccagcctccttagctatgaacggttgtggcttacccatcctatggagagtatcaatgatggtcttctggctagttgtcaagtctgcagtcttccctaTATTGCACCCAACTGAGActattgaaccaaactgaagcaatttaatgacacctgggaaaACCTGTGCAAGTGTGATGAGTAGTGTGTAACACTGTGTTataacatttatggcctgcaaagtTTGGACTGATTTCTTCATTGTATTCTAATTTTATGAATTcttgatttcgtgggttttatgagctggaaacccaaattatgtaaaaataacgaacaaatacttgaaattgtttaaatcgtggcggcacggtgggcgactggttagagcgtcagcctcacagttctgaggacccgggttcaatccgcggccccgcccgtgtggagtttgcatgttctccccgtgcctgcgtgggttttctccgggcactccggtttcctcccacatcccaaaaacatgcatggattagagactctaaattgcccgtaggtgtgaatgtgaatctgaatggttgtttgtttgtatgtgccctgcgattggctggcaaccagttcagggtgtaccccgcctcctgcccgatgacagctgggataggctccagcacgcccgcgaccctagtgaggagaagcagctcagataatggatggatgggtggatgtttaaatcgtgggccctgaatctatcatCTATGTatcactgttacatcctatatcagtttctgtgaaaatgtaccaacaaaatcatttcgtacattcaacaacaacaagccgtggttcactgctcaacttaagcagcttcgccaagctaaggaggacgcatatcagagcggggacagggccctgtataatcgagctagaaaccagctgactaaagaaattaacattgcaaagaggaactatgcagcaaagttggaaaaatagtttagcactaacgactctaaatcagtctgggatgcattccaatcgctgactaattacaagcgacgatccccccaagctgagaacaatagcacgcTAGACAACTGGCGTTGGGCTGAAGCTTTTTTAGCTTCAGCCCAATGCCAGCGATTCATATGAACGATTCAGAAATATTGCTGAGGTATAGCTTCTTCTTACTGTAGATCCTGGAGCTGATGCTTCACTGTGTGGAATGGCAGCCTCTAGTGCATCTGGTACCAATGCAGTGCGATATGGAACcatgaaagaaaatgttataAACATGGAGGTTGTACTTGCTGATGGGACTGTTATTCACACAGCTGGCAAGGGAAGACGTCCCAGGTAAGACAAAAAGGAGAGTTCAtattaatttgtaatttcaGGTGCTCTCAAAGCAAACATTTGCTTATCTGAGCAATAGTAATGATACACTGTGTGCATATGTAAGTTTCTCCCTGTCTTCATGATAAATTATAGAAAGACTTCAGCAGGCTACAACTTGACAAACCTGTTTGTTGGATCAGAGGGCACTCTGGGAATTATCACTAAGGCAACACTGCGCCTCTATGGTATTCCGGAAGCCATGGTGTCAGCAGTCTGCTCATTTCCTTCTGAACAGGCTGCTGTGGATAGCACTGTGAATATTCTACAATCTGGGGTAGCCATCGCTCGCATTGGTGAGCACAAGTTGCCTGTGCCAATAATACACCGCAAATGATGCTTTTTGCCTGTACAGAGGTTAACATAGTCACAATTCCTATGTAATTAGGACAAGACATTTTGTCACATACCGTAAATGCAAAGAATAtagctgtttttgtgtgtttgtgtgttagaGTTTTTAGACGATGTGATGATCAATGCATGCAACAAGTTCAGCTCTCTTTCGTATCCCGTTACCCCAACTCTTTTCCTGGAGTTCCATGGTTCTGAACAGAGTCTTGCAGAGCAAGTCAACACAACTGGTGAGTCTGTATATCATATTAATGACTGTATTTAGATGATTAAGTTAACCCTAGACTAGTAATGAGAAAATTCTAGAGATGTTAATCTACCTCTGGGAACCCTAGCCATTGCCTGCACAGCCACAGAATCACTACGTCTTCAAATTGTGCTATATGTGTAGAATGCCTGTAATGCCATAATAGTGAAACACATTACCTTTGTGTGTacttaaagaaaaacaagtatCAAACATTGGTCACAACGATGCATTCAGCTCACAGGTGGGAAACAATATAATGATTAAAGTGCATGATTAATGCACAAAAGCCATGGACtgggcaaacaggtcctagttgAGGGACCAGATAAAGCACGGCTCAGAAACTCCCAAtgccaaataaaatcaaaagacCTTGTTTTCTCTCACCCAGACGCAGGGGCTTGACTGTGAATCCCTGGGGGCTGAGCCTTCCATTggccccccttcccatgggctcgcCTTCTGTGAGAGTGGCAAAGGGGGTCAGGTGTAATGTGACCTTTTTGGCAGCTGAAGGCGGGTACCTAGGCGGTCCGATCCCCGGGTACAGAAGATGGCTCTAGAGCTATGGAATGTCACTACTCTGgcaaggaaggagcccgagctagtTTGGAAattcgagaagttctgactatgCAGTGCCGTtgaagtattggcccccttctggcagcacggtgaccgactggttaacacatctgcttAACAGTTTTGAGgaacagggttcaaatccggcctcgcctgtgaggagtttgcatgttctcaccgtgcctgcgtgggttttctccgggtagtccggtttcctcctacaacgcaataacatgcatggtaggtttattgaagactctaaattgcccgttagGTTTGAATgcaagtgcgaatggttgtttgtttatatgtgccctgcgattggctggcgaccagttcagggttaaccccgcctctcgcccaaagatagcaggcgaccctcgtgaggataaactgcacggaaaatggatggatggatcgcccccttctcaaattcttctatttttgcattgttttcccactttaagatcatcaaacaaatgtaaatagcttacaaatataacccaagtgaacttaaaatgctgttttcaaatggtgatgtcatttattaaggcaaaaaaaaccaactattcagttacctgacactgtgtggaaaaagtaattaccccccttgttcaATCacaaattaattgtggctaatcactatttttggttattttcactgatcacacccaagcctgctTACCTCCAGagctgttcaatcaagaaatcactcaaacagaatctgtcccgacaaaatcaagttggacaaaaaatctaaaaaagctgcaacaaaatgtcacGATTCAGAGCAATtccagaaaaaataaattgacatctaccagtctggaaagggttacaaaagacatttctgaagctttaggattccagcgaagcATAGGgggagccattatcctcacatggagaaaacacagAAGACACAGATCGACAGGCGGGTCGGTGCAGCGTGTGCAATGATatggactctgtatcggtctgccTTGGGCTGAGCAAAGGGCTGAGCAGATTAGCAAAGCTTTTGATTTACTGACTGAGCTACGTTCCCATCCTCTcttatggtcacaagctgtgggtcataACCGAAGCAACAAAATTACGGATACAAGcgaccaaaatgagtttcctctgcagggtgtccgggagGGGCTAAGGGtagagctgcttctcctccacATTGGGATGAACTAGATGAGCTGGGTTGGACATCTGGTTAGCATGCCTCCTGACGagatgttccgggcatgtcccaccggggcTGCCCCGAGATCACCCTGTAGAGCTAGACAAAATGGtaggagagagggaagtcttggcttCCCTGCTTTAGCTGCTGCCCCCATGACTCAAccccagataagcggaagaaaatggatggatgccatgCACTGGTCACAAATCTAAATCCAATCAACAAACCCCCATCCCAATgatgttgggatgttgtgtaaaatgtatataaaaacagaatacaatgactagCAAATCCCAAcccatattcaattgaatacactacaaagacaagatttaaaatttgtatttgctgcctgcaacatgttccaaaaaaggtgggacagaTGCATCTTTACTaccgtgttacatcacctttccttttaacaacactcaataagcttttgagaactgaagacactaattgttgaagctttgtaggtggaattctcccattcttgcttgatgtaaaacttcagttgctcaacagtctgagGTCTTCGTTGTTGTAGTTTGCGCTTCATAAtatgccacacatttttaattggaGACAGGTCAGGACTGATGGCAGGCTAGTCTAGTTCtcgctcttttactacgaaaccaTGCTGTTGTAAAATGTGCAGAATCTGGTTTGGCAtattcttgctgaaataagcagggatgtccctgaaaaagacgttggttggatggcaacatacattgctccaaaacctgtacttTCCTTTCAactttaatggtgccttcacaaatgtgcaagttacccatgtctTTGACACTAACACATCCACatacatcacagatgctgtttttttaacttttgcgcTGACAATCCAGATgatccttttcctctttggcctggaggacacctTGTCCATGgtttccaaaatcaatttggaatttggactcatcagaccacagcacacttttccactttgcgtcagtacatctcagatgagctctggcccagagaagacggtggtgtttttgggtgttgttgatatatggctttcgctttgcatggtaaaGTTGTAACTTGTAGCAACAAACTGTGTTATCTGAAGAgttgtggcaatatcctttacacagtgattccatccattcattcattgtcttccgcttatccgaggtcgggtcgcggggtagcagcctcagcagggaagcccagacctccctctccccagccacttcctctagctcttccgaggggatcccgaggcgttcctaggcaagcgtgttctgggtcgtccctgggtctcctcccattgggacgtgccaggaacacctcaccagggaggcgtccaggaggcatcctaaacagatgcccgagccacctcacctggctcctctcaatccggaggagcagcggctctactctgagcccctacCGGATgggcccggacaccctgcggaggaaactcattttgggccgcttgtatccgggatcttgttctttcagtcacgacccaaagctcgtgaccataggtgagggtaggaacgtagatcgaccggtaaatcgagagcttcgcctttcggcttagctccttcttcaccacaacgggcCGATATAAAgtcgcatcactgcagacgctgcaccgatccgcctgtcaatctcccgttccattcttccctcacgtgaacaagaccccaagatacttgaactcctccacttggggcaggatctctccCCCAACCCGGAGCGGGAGCTCCACCCTTATCCGAATGAGGACCATTATGCCGTTTTGTTTTAATGCAGTATCGCTTGAGAGATCGGAGGTCACGGGCATCCactgttggtttttggccttgcaacttacgtgcagagatttctctagattctctgaatcttttgatgatgatattgaccgcagataatgaaatccctaaattgcttgcaattgtacgttgagaaatgtTCTTAAACTATTGGACTATTTGTTCAcaccttgcttgtgaacaactgagcgtTTCCAattaggtattttttttttttttagcattcctcaacttccccAGTCTTTTGTACCCCCCATCCCAGGTTTTATAGAATGTGTTGCAgcaatcaaattcaaaatgagagaatatttgcacataaaaaaagtaactttcatcagtttgaacattaaacattctgtctttgtagtgtattcaacttaATATAGGtagaaaattatttgcaaatcactgcattcagtttttattttagttttgtacaatatcccaacttaattggaattggggtttgtaaagtTTTGTACTTCGGTTAAGTGTTCTGTTCAAACTTTACTCGTCATAAGAGTGTATTTCTGGCAAAGATATGACCTTTACAAACAGCAATACAGTAGTTCTGTTCAGTTTCACTTATAGTATTGGCACCAATACAAGACTACAGATTATATGGCTTTTCAGCTTTGTACTAGTAACAATCTGAATGTTTTCTCTCTGCACAATTATTTGCAAGTGTAAGTTGTGCTTCAATATAAATTACGCTTATCTTGTCTTGTATCCACAGAGGAAATCACACAGATGAATGGTGGCTCTGATTTTCAGTGGGCTAGAGATGCAGAAACACGAAACAGGTTATGGAAAGCTCGCCATGACGCCTGGTATGCTGCTCAGGCACTGAGACCTGGTTGCAAAGTAAGGTATCATAGCTCTGCATAGCTTTGTGAAACAAATTAGAACAAACTGCCACTCAGTAAAGCGCAAACACCCGCGAAGGTGGAATTGTGGAACACACAAGGGGGAAAGAAATGGCACACCGTATTTGTTTCACTGTCCCACCATATTTTGGCAAGCAAAAGGTTCTGAAATCAGAAATGCAGACCCTTTTTTGTGAAGTcacatcaaaaacaaaagaacaaaaaaatggtttgatGATATAAGATGAACCATGCCTTTTTTATATCAACATGACAACAATAGTGTTTTTGCACTTGgagggttttaaaaaataaataaataaataccaaaaaaaactttgttaaaaagtagaactattttgggatgaaaaaaaaatagtattaacatacatatttttttttttgccaaagtcTCTTTGCATATCAGGGATTTTTTTATcgttcatcattttattttattttgacctaTTCAAAGGGATTTTTAGTTTCCTCCTGAGtgtcaataaaactaaattatGTTACAACATActttaatgaattaatttggTGTCCTGTAACTGCAAAAACTTGAAAGCTCTTCATCAAACTAGCATTAAAACAGTGTGGTTTGTATCAGgcccttttgtattttttatacatCTTATTTTCTTAGGACAACGATTTAATATAGTTTGAAGTGGGTGACATTAACTCctcagtgtgtgtggttgtAGGCCTACTCTACAGATGTCTGCGTTCCTCTTTCCCAACTGCCTCATATCATTGTGGAGACAAAGTCGGACCTGATCCAGAACAATCTTACAGGTGAGCTTATGCAGATGTTTTACTTTACGTCATTGCCgctacagaaaataaaaatgatcattaaaataaaatattaccaTGTATTTTACCATGTTATGTAATGTTTAAAGCTGagatcaaaaacaagacattggTGGTTCCTACCTGTTCTTCCTGTTTGTGTGATTCGAGAGAACTCAGTAACCCACTACAAGTTACACTTTTATGATAAACCGTTGTACTTATTTGTGTACATGGCAAAGCCGAATTGATTGACAAATGCCATtgtgtaaaaacagaaaactgGCAACTAGGCACATAAGTgtttgaaataattatttataacTGTGTGTCCTGATTACACATCTCTCTGTCCCTTTCATATTTCCAAACGTAATACAAACGTCATTCTGATAGAGGCAAAGTAACAGAGGGCTTGACAGTGCAGACCTCTATGAGACCTATAGCCATGGATGAATCTCATCTTTACcacaaatttagtttttttgggggtaattaaaaaagaaaaaagttgtttttaaatgtccctCACCATGTAATGCTCACACAGGTCCCATCGCGGGTCATGTGGGTGACGGTAACTTTCACTGTATGATGGTAGTTGATCCTAACGACCCAGAAGAATTGCACAGGGTCCATCTGTTCACTGAGAGACTCGCAaggtaatgtatttttatttctttgtattatttttttttgtatgtacagtacctcTTTAAACTGAGACTCACAAACTTTATGAACAGCTTTATGATTTTgctcttgtttttgtcttgctCAGTCCAACACTTTGATGCATACTTTTTTAAGCATTGGTCTTCTCACGGATCTTGTAATTAGAATATTTTTAGGGTGTTTTCCTATTTGAATTGGTGTTGTATCCTAAAATCTAAAATTCTTGGGCCACcatttcatttgttgttttagtgaaaCCGTAATATACAGTGTGACATAATTGTAAGAAGAGTGCACAAAACATTGTGGCGTGCGACACCTTTGTTTTCTTGTCCATCTGTTAGTTTGTAGGCTATTTCCTGGTTCATGCAGGATGATGAACAGTTGGGTGGTGTCATGatgattagggttgggcatcgagaaccgattggaaccgggactaacgttccggttctcccagaatcgttcaaatttgaAAATTTCAGTTCCCAGTTGGACCATGGTCCGAGGTCgtaaaagggtggcgtgccctctccaggtcgggtatgagatcctgcccccaagtggaggagttcaagtatcttggggtcttattcacgagtgagggaagaatggaacacgagatcgacaggcggatcagtgtggcgtctgcagtgatgcagactttgtatcgattcgttgtggtaaagaaggagctaagtcgaaagacgaagctcttgatttaccggtcgatctacgttcctaccctcacctatggtcacgagctgtggatcgtgaccgaaagaacaagatccaggacaCAACtgtccgaaatgagtttcctccgcagggtgtccgggctctcccttagagatagggtgagaagctcggtcatccgggaggatctcagagtagagccgctgctccttcacatcgagaggagccagatgaggtggctggggcatctgattcggatgcctccctggtgaagtgttccgggcacgtcccaccgggaggagaccccggggacgacccaggagagactacgtccttcggctggcctgggaacgcctcgggatccccccggaagagctggatgaagtggctggggagagggaagtctgggtgtccctgctaaagctactgcccccgcgacccgacctcggataagcggtagaaaatggatggatggacggttcccagtttcgatgcctaggcCGCCCACCCTGAAGAagagtggcgaaaaccaacgaagaagaacgcacaCGAAGATCTGCTTGTGCCCAAATGCGGTGGCtccgaacaaaagtgtgtctgaactgtcaaaattaatgaccagtcgcctcagtgcaacacttgga contains these protein-coding regions:
- the ldhd gene encoding probable D-lactate dehydrogenase, mitochondrial, yielding MSLLLTASQRLFCQRRNIKTITIVRSAALDSAVSTFRSICGEDGVSLAAAVREQHGKDESVHRCHPPDVVVFPHCVEEVSALAKVCHDKHIPMIPFGTGTGLEGGVGAVKGGVCFSLRNMNQILDLHQDDFDVTVEPGVTRKALNSYLRDTGLWFPVDPGADASLCGMAASSASGTNAVRYGTMKENVINMEVVLADGTVIHTAGKGRRPRKTSAGYNLTNLFVGSEGTLGIITKATLRLYGIPEAMVSAVCSFPSEQAAVDSTVNILQSGVAIARIEFLDDVMINACNKFSSLSYPVTPTLFLEFHGSEQSLAEQVNTTEEITQMNGGSDFQWARDAETRNRLWKARHDAWYAAQALRPGCKAYSTDVCVPLSQLPHIIVETKSDLIQNNLTGPIAGHVGDGNFHCMMVVDPNDPEELHRVHLFTERLARRALAMNGTCTGEHGVGLGKRALLYEEMGSMTMQVMQVIKDALDPNNLMNPGKVLLPRVP